The following coding sequences lie in one Prionailurus viverrinus isolate Anna chromosome X, UM_Priviv_1.0, whole genome shotgun sequence genomic window:
- the CYLC1 gene encoding LOW QUALITY PROTEIN: cylicin-1 (The sequence of the model RefSeq protein was modified relative to this genomic sequence to represent the inferred CDS: inserted 2 bases in 1 codon), with product MSLTRLFLGEFINEDIHTSNSLCRQEVNIRMYVNSISISESNRKLWNQDYFTLTFPKPLQPGREKRSRSSELQISVPRHDKRRLKEVEKPDHIRIRHSFKKNSQRPXVYLTVRRQALFRNPYTPKTHPENGESEKSKYDKKGRTLQRNPKKNKGQHETTPESKTVNDEEPEGGNKSDKTQSKLSHKSELFEKPKFKLETNPESRDFKTVSMDPKKDKRDSKKSKDADNEFLCAKKDSKGSKNNSDVKSQTCSKNSSNMDFILYIEESGAESMKLDIWLKNYSHNNSKKPSKKDTKKDAKSSDAESVDSKDAKKNANKDKKSTKKDSKKKDAKKDAESTDAESVDSKDAKKDSKKAKKDSKKNDKKKDTKKDVVSTDADSESEWDSKKGKKDEKNYKRNSKKDDRSKSVMKSEESTETESDWESKKDKYDSKKANKDSKKDAKKQDARKSTESTDAESDESSKKDSKKTKTVKISDAESEDSLYKLEAKKKGVDESDATSTASKKEALELKKEFKISSKKTTFKEKGKKIGTGRVPPSRERPPLPPCEPILPSPKVKRLCQCKMPPPPLKPRHAPLPEAKWIHKLL from the exons GCAAGAAGTAAACATCAGAATGTATGTTAATTCCATATCAA TCAGTGAATCAAATAGAAAATTATGGAATCAAGATTACTTTACTTTGACATTTCCCAAACCACTCCAGCCAGGTAGAGAAAAGAGATCAAGATCTTCAGAATTACAAATCTCAGTTCCT AGACATGACAAAAGAAGATTAAAGGAAGTTGAGAAGCCAGATCATATAAGGATAaggcattcttttaaaaaaaattcccaaaggcC TGTTTACTTAACTGTCAGGAGACAGGCTCTATTCAGAAATCCTTATACTCCTAAAACCCATCCTGAAAATGGAGAATCTGAAAAGTCCAAATATgacaaaaaaggaagaactttacaaagaaatcccaaaaaaaacaaaggccAACATGAAACAActccagaatccaaaacagtAAATGATGAGGAACCTGAAGGAGGAAATAAATCAGATAAAACTCAATCAAAATTATCACATAAAAGTGAACTATTCGAGAAGCCAAAGTTTAAATTGGAAACAAATCCAGAATCCAGAGATTTTAAGACAGTCTCAATGGATccaaaaaaagataagagagatTCAAAGAAGTCCAAGGACGCAGATAATGAGTTCCTATGTGCAAAGAAGGATTCTAAGGGCTCAAAGAACAATTCTGATGTCAAATCACAGACTTGCTCAAAAAATAGTTCAAATATGGATTTCATATTGTATATAGAGGAGTCTGGTGCTGAATCCATGAAATTGGATATATGGTTAAAGAATTACTCTCACAATAATTCAAAGAAGCCTtcaaagaaagacacaaaaaaggATGCAAAGAGCTCTGATGCTGAATCTGTAGATTCaaaagatgcaaagaaaaatgcaaataaagataagaaaagtacaaagaaagacagcaagAAGAAAGATGCAAAGAAAGATGCAGAGTCTACTGATGCAGAATCTGTAGACTcaaaggatgcaaagaaagattCAAAGAAGGCTAAGAaagattcaaagaaaaatgacaagaaaaaagatacaaagaaagatGTAGTGTCTACTGATGCTGATTCTGAATCTGAATGGGATTCAAAAAAGggtaaaaaagatgaaaaaaattataagagaaattcaaagaaagaTGACAGAAGTAAGTCTGTAATGAAGTCTGAAGAGTCTACTGAAACTGAATCTGATTGGGAGTCAAAGAAGGATAAGTATGATTCAAAGAAGGCTAACAAAGATTCAAAAAAAGATGCCAAGAAACAGGATGCAAGGAAGAGTACAGAGTCTACTGATGCTGAATCTGATGAATCTTCCAAGAAAGACTCAAAGAAGACTAAGACAGTCAAAATTTCAGATGCTGAATCTGAAGACTCTTTATATAAACTGGAAGCTAAAAAGAAAGGAGTTGATGAATCAGATGCCACATCTACAGCTTCAAAGAAGGAAGCACTGGAACTgaagaaagaattcaaaatttcATCCAAAAAGACTACAttcaaagaaaaagggaaaaaaataggtaCAGGCAGAGTCCCCCCATCAAGAGAAAGACCACCACTACCTCCTTGTGAGCCTATACTACCATCACCCAAGGTCAAACGTCTCTGTCAGTGCAAGATGCCTCCTCCACCTCTAAAGCCAAGACATGCGCCTTTG